In Pleuronectes platessa chromosome 4, fPlePla1.1, whole genome shotgun sequence, the following proteins share a genomic window:
- the plcxd3 gene encoding PI-PLC X domain-containing protein 3, translating to MASSHGRCDQRFADWMSSLPQSMHTIPLTNLAIPGSHDSFSFYIDESSPVGPEQPETVQNFVSVFGTVAKKLMRKWLATQTMNFTSQLEAGIRFFDLRISTKPRDPENELFFAHGLFSATVREGLKQISGFLSTHSREVVFLDFNHFYGVQNMHHEKLVTMLKEVFGDKLCPVVFAQEVSLQYLWEKDYQVLVFYHHPMALEVPFLWPGQMMPSPWANTTDPEKLVQFLQASVTDRRRKGSFFVSQVVLTPKASTVMKGMASGLRETITERALPGMMQWIRSQRPGEDGINIITADFVELGEFISAVITLNYHLDEEDDDDAT from the exons ATGGCTTCGTCTCACGGGAGGTGCGACCAGCGGTTCGCAGACTGGATGTCAAGTTTACCGCAGAGCATGCACACGATCCCGCTCACCAACCTGGCGATTCCCG GCTCCCACGATTCCTTCAGTTTCTACATCGACGAGTCCTCCCCGGTGGGCCCCGAGCAGCCCGAGACGGTGCAGAACTTCGTCTCAGTTTTTGGCACGGTGGCCAAGAAGCTCATGAGGAAGTGGTTAGCTACTCAGACGATGAACTTCACCAGCCAACTGGAGGCCGGGATCCGCTTCTTTGATCTGCGCATCTCCACCAAGCCCCGCGACCCCGAGAATGAGCTGTTCTTCGCCCACGGGCTCTTCAGCGCCACG GTCAGAGAAGGTCTCAAGCAGATCAGCGGTTTCCTGTCCACTCACTCCAGAGAGGTTGTCTTCCTGGACTTTAACCACTTCTATGGCGTGCAGAACATGCACCATGAAAAACTGGTGACCATGTTGAAGGAGGTGTTCGGAGACAAGCTCTGCCCGGTCGTTTTCGCTCAGGAG GTGAGTCTGCAGTATCTGTGGGAGAAGGATTATCAGGTCCTGGTCTTCTATCACCACCCCATGGCCCTGGAGGTGCCCTTCCTGTGGCCGGGCCAGATGATGCCCTCTCCCTGGGCCAACACCACAGACCCAGAGAAGCTGGTTCAGTTCCTCCAGGCTTCTGTCACTGACCGCAG GAGGAAGGGCTCGTTCTTCGTCTCCCAGGTGGTTCTGACACCGAAGGCGAGCACCGTGATGAAGGGTATGGCAAGCGGACTGAGGGAGACGATCACAGAAAG GGCCTTACCGGGCATGATGCAGTGGATCCGATCGCAGCGACCCGGCGAGGACGGCATCAACATTATCACGGCTGACTTTGTGGAGCTCGGGGAGTTCATCAGTGCCGTCATCACCCTCAACTACCAcctggacgaggaggacgacgaCGATGCCACCTGA